Proteins encoded within one genomic window of Prauserella marina:
- a CDS encoding serine/threonine-protein kinase: METTANGSIVSALLSLAHTLFQPGFCPGDWVWATSMAGALIALVPVVGMVIVALMRKFTGNRYHGVPLFVIAGVGVVFVLAIPWFLMNGVSGVYRDVFAGGTGGLSASEVATLHNAYCFVGEQSTYLGGGQNVYETLFYPSDSVLAYGYYLGALVGLPILALLAVMLLGRVALRRGPKWPGRLLWGSFVAFVLFASVVEANTAVHLWLGFLPAAVLGVIPVALVGPPSWSTIQNSDRPPERPQPPPYVPPEQKQQPPPPPEKQYPPTSVAPAQDAGALAAVPGPVPVPPGSGAAGSSRFRRIRRLGHGGFGTVWEAQDMQLGRTVALKIAHAPDEDTEQRMQREARALAMVNHPNCVRVYDLVEEPDGLALVMEYLEGQALAEAVDGNGPLDDLSAGRLWATLAGALSEAHDKGVLHRDMKPSNVIVDGEGIPHLIDFGIARSKGDSKLTATGMMIGTPDYVAPETAAGAPASPASDAWQLAATVSFALSGYPPRGTRETPMAALMAAARAEPPSQLPRQSVHARLLIASLDPQPRNRPTLKAVQREVEGWLSRTGHSAEGPVTRVVPRIQ; the protein is encoded by the coding sequence GTGGAAACCACCGCGAACGGATCGATCGTAAGCGCGTTGCTTTCGCTTGCGCACACCCTGTTTCAGCCGGGGTTCTGCCCTGGCGACTGGGTGTGGGCGACGAGTATGGCCGGCGCGCTGATCGCACTGGTCCCGGTGGTGGGCATGGTGATCGTCGCGCTGATGCGCAAGTTCACCGGCAACCGCTATCACGGCGTGCCGCTGTTCGTGATCGCGGGCGTCGGCGTGGTCTTCGTCCTCGCCATCCCATGGTTCCTCATGAACGGTGTGTCCGGCGTGTACCGGGACGTGTTCGCGGGCGGCACCGGGGGACTCTCCGCCTCGGAGGTCGCCACGCTGCACAACGCGTACTGCTTCGTCGGTGAGCAGTCGACCTACCTCGGCGGCGGTCAGAACGTCTACGAGACGCTGTTCTACCCCTCCGACAGCGTGCTTGCCTACGGCTACTACCTGGGTGCGCTGGTCGGCCTGCCGATCCTGGCGCTGCTCGCGGTGATGCTGCTCGGCAGGGTTGCCCTTCGCAGGGGCCCGAAGTGGCCTGGCAGGCTGCTGTGGGGTTCGTTCGTGGCCTTCGTACTGTTCGCCTCGGTCGTCGAGGCCAACACCGCCGTCCACCTGTGGCTCGGGTTCCTGCCCGCTGCGGTGCTCGGCGTCATCCCCGTCGCGCTGGTCGGGCCGCCGAGCTGGTCGACCATCCAGAACTCGGATCGTCCGCCTGAGCGGCCACAACCCCCGCCATACGTGCCGCCGGAGCAGAAGCAGCAGCCTCCTCCTCCGCCGGAGAAGCAGTATCCGCCGACGTCGGTCGCGCCAGCCCAGGACGCGGGAGCGCTGGCGGCCGTACCAGGTCCGGTGCCGGTGCCGCCTGGCTCAGGTGCGGCGGGAAGCAGCAGGTTCCGCAGGATTCGCAGGCTCGGTCACGGCGGGTTCGGCACCGTGTGGGAAGCACAGGACATGCAGCTGGGGCGCACGGTCGCGCTGAAGATCGCGCACGCGCCGGACGAGGACACCGAGCAGCGCATGCAGCGGGAAGCGCGCGCGCTCGCGATGGTCAACCATCCGAACTGTGTGCGCGTGTACGACCTCGTCGAGGAACCCGACGGCCTCGCGCTGGTGATGGAGTACCTGGAAGGTCAGGCGCTCGCCGAAGCCGTCGACGGTAACGGCCCACTCGACGACCTTTCGGCTGGCAGGCTGTGGGCGACGCTCGCGGGTGCGCTGTCCGAGGCGCACGACAAGGGTGTGCTGCACAGGGACATGAAGCCATCGAACGTCATCGTCGACGGCGAAGGGATTCCGCACCTGATCGACTTCGGTATCGCGCGCAGCAAGGGTGATTCGAAGCTGACGGCGACCGGGATGATGATCGGTACCCCTGACTACGTGGCGCCGGAGACGGCGGCCGGTGCTCCGGCGAGTCCGGCATCCGATGCCTGGCAGCTCGCGGCGACGGTGAGTTTCGCGTTGTCGGGTTACCCGCCGAGGGGGACCAGGGAGACGCCGATGGCCGCGCTGATGGCGGCGGCGAGGGCAGAGCCGCCGTCGCAGCTGCCGAGGCAGAGCGTGCACGCGCGGCTGTTGATCGCCTCGCTCGACCCGCAGCCGAGGAACCGGCCGACGCTCAAGGCAGTGCAGCGTGAGGTGGAGGGCTGGCTGAGCAGGACCGGTCACTCCGCGGAAGGCCCGGTAACCAGGGTCGTCCCAAGGATCCAGTAG
- a CDS encoding tryptophan--tRNA ligase, whose product MPQPSAKVSLTGIKPTGEPHLGNLIGAIRPALRLAEEYDSVYFIADYHALTTVRDPRLLRHYTRSVAATWVAAGLDPARTTFYVQSDVPEIFELNWALSCLTGKGLMNRAHAYKAARDRNVEAGEEPDAGVNMGLFNYPILMAVDILIMESDVVPVGKDQVQHVEYAADIAGSFNHVYGSSYSFKIPQAIIPDVGTGHTLPGLDGRKMSKSYDNTIQLFLPENKLKKLVRRIPTDSTPVEEPKDPDSSAVFQILDQFAPSGSADIVAETRKRLEAGGMGWGELKNVLFEVLNTELTPLRERYDELMKPGSDLDTYLAQGAEKARDRASGVLGSVREAIGIGR is encoded by the coding sequence ATGCCACAACCCTCGGCGAAGGTTTCCCTCACCGGCATCAAACCCACCGGTGAGCCCCACCTTGGCAACCTGATCGGCGCGATCAGGCCCGCACTGCGGCTCGCCGAGGAGTACGACTCGGTGTATTTCATCGCCGACTACCACGCGCTCACGACCGTGCGCGATCCGCGGCTTCTCAGGCACTACACCCGTTCGGTCGCCGCGACCTGGGTCGCCGCCGGTCTCGATCCCGCGAGGACCACGTTCTACGTGCAGTCGGACGTGCCGGAGATCTTCGAGCTGAACTGGGCGCTGTCCTGCCTGACCGGCAAGGGCCTCATGAACAGGGCCCACGCGTACAAGGCGGCGAGGGACCGCAACGTCGAGGCCGGCGAAGAGCCGGACGCGGGCGTCAACATGGGCCTGTTCAACTACCCGATCCTGATGGCCGTCGACATCCTGATCATGGAGTCGGACGTCGTTCCCGTCGGCAAGGACCAGGTGCAGCACGTCGAGTACGCGGCCGACATCGCGGGCAGCTTCAACCACGTCTACGGGTCCTCGTACTCGTTCAAGATCCCGCAGGCCATCATTCCCGACGTGGGAACGGGGCACACCCTTCCTGGGCTCGACGGCCGCAAGATGAGCAAGTCCTACGACAACACCATTCAGCTCTTCCTCCCCGAGAACAAGCTGAAGAAGCTCGTACGGCGCATCCCGACCGACAGCACTCCCGTCGAGGAGCCGAAAGACCCTGACAGCTCAGCCGTTTTCCAGATCCTCGACCAGTTCGCGCCATCGGGATCGGCGGACATCGTCGCGGAGACCCGCAAGCGCCTCGAAGCGGGCGGCATGGGCTGGGGCGAGCTGAAGAACGTGTTGTTCGAGGTCCTCAACACCGAACTGACGCCGCTGCGCGAACGCTACGACGAGCTGATGAAGCCTGGCAGCGATCTCGACACGTATCTGGCGCAGGGCGCCGAAAAGGCACGCGACCGGGCGAGCGGGGTGCTGGGCTCCGTACGCGAGGCCATCGGCATCGGCCGCTAG
- a CDS encoding aminotransferase class I/II-fold pyridoxal phosphate-dependent enzyme produces MTPEEFRVHGKQVVDWIADYLGSIEKHPVRSRVEPGAIRAALPAHPPERGEPFENVLADLGDVLLPGITHWQHPGFFAYFPANSSGPGILGDLLSSGLGVQGMLWATSPACTELETVVVDWLAELLGLPERFRTTGSGGGVIQGSASEASLVALLAALERAGGDRQECAVYVSSQTHSSLERAARIAGVPVRSVRVDQDSLAMDAGHLAELVADDVAAGLVPAMACATTGTTSTTAVDPVRKIGEVCARHGVWLHVDAAYAGVSAVCPELRWINDGVAEYADSYATNPHKWLLTNFDCGVLWIADSAPMVAALSTLPEYLRNSATSSGEVVDYRDWQIPLGRRFKALKLWSVIRWYGAEGLRGHIRTGVRHAAEFATLAEADPGFEVRAHRPFGLVCFRPLWAGRSEVEHNALTLELMERINASGAMYLSHTKVGDSVVLRMAFGSPATESRHVLSAWRRVREEYERMGSAGN; encoded by the coding sequence ATGACTCCGGAAGAGTTTCGCGTCCACGGCAAGCAGGTCGTCGACTGGATCGCCGATTACCTCGGCTCGATCGAAAAGCATCCCGTGCGCTCGCGGGTGGAGCCCGGCGCGATCAGGGCCGCGCTTCCCGCGCACCCGCCGGAACGGGGTGAGCCGTTCGAGAACGTGCTCGCCGACCTCGGTGATGTGTTGTTGCCTGGAATCACCCACTGGCAGCATCCCGGCTTCTTCGCCTATTTCCCCGCGAACTCCAGCGGCCCCGGCATCCTCGGCGACCTGCTGTCGTCGGGGCTCGGCGTGCAGGGAATGTTGTGGGCGACCAGCCCGGCCTGCACCGAACTGGAGACCGTCGTCGTCGACTGGCTCGCCGAACTGCTCGGACTTCCGGAGCGGTTCCGGACCACCGGTTCCGGCGGCGGGGTCATCCAGGGTTCCGCGTCGGAGGCGAGCCTCGTCGCTCTGCTCGCCGCGCTGGAGCGGGCGGGTGGTGACCGACAGGAATGCGCCGTGTACGTCTCGTCGCAGACGCATTCGTCGCTGGAGCGCGCCGCGCGGATAGCCGGGGTGCCCGTGCGCAGCGTGCGGGTGGATCAGGACAGCCTCGCGATGGATGCGGGACACCTCGCCGAACTGGTCGCCGACGACGTCGCTGCGGGGCTCGTACCGGCCATGGCGTGCGCGACGACCGGTACCACGTCGACGACCGCCGTCGACCCGGTGCGGAAGATCGGCGAGGTGTGCGCGCGACACGGAGTGTGGTTGCATGTGGACGCCGCGTATGCCGGGGTGTCCGCTGTCTGCCCCGAACTGCGCTGGATCAACGACGGCGTCGCCGAGTACGCCGACTCCTACGCAACGAATCCGCACAAGTGGCTGCTGACAAACTTCGATTGCGGTGTGCTGTGGATCGCGGACAGCGCACCGATGGTCGCCGCACTGTCCACATTGCCCGAGTATTTGCGCAACTCCGCGACGAGTTCCGGCGAGGTCGTCGACTACCGGGATTGGCAGATTCCGCTGGGAAGGCGGTTCAAGGCGCTCAAATTGTGGTCGGTGATTCGCTGGTACGGCGCGGAAGGGTTGCGTGGGCACATCAGAACCGGGGTGCGGCACGCGGCCGAATTCGCCACGCTCGCCGAGGCCGATCCCGGTTTCGAAGTGCGTGCGCACCGGCCGTTCGGACTCGTCTGCTTTCGTCCGTTGTGGGCGGGAAGGTCGGAGGTCGAGCACAACGCGCTGACGCTCGAACTGATGGAGCGGATCAATGCCTCCGGTGCGATGTACCTGAGTCACACCAAGGTCGGCGACAGTGTGGTGTTGCGCATGGCTTTCGGATCCCCCGCGACGGAAAGCCGCCATGTGCTTTCCGCGTGGCGGCGCGTGCGTGAGGAATACGAGCGCATGGGTTCTGCCGGGAACTGA
- a CDS encoding dolichyl-phosphate-mannose--protein mannosyltransferase: MTALLTRSPGGAGPGTERTRQPPSDREAALLGTPMPGDRVRALVVTFVLTAIAGIVRLQNLGVPTDKGTPVFDEKHYVPQAWQMLRNGGYEDNYGYELVVHPPLAKQLIAIGEWLFGYNGWGWRFSAAVAGMLIVLLTIRIARRLTRSTLLGAVAGVLVICDGVLHLQSRMGMLDIFIALFVLAAFGTLLMDREQVRQRLAVAVREGWVGETPFGPKLGFRWWRFGTGVLLGLATAIKWSGMYWVLAFGLLCVIFDVTARKAAGVARPWAGMLRRDLAPALWSIGAVAVLAYLSTWWAWFASETATDRNYTEINGVADGPFGFVPAALRSLVLYTFNVLDFHESLATPDGDPHPWESKPWTWPMGLRPMLYSYASGETTTGCGESECVRATMLVGTPAMWWLALPVLGWGLWRSIFRADWRYAAVLVGYAAGLLPWFVNLDRQMYFFYATPMAPFLILGLTLVLGQILGTARSGFERRGTGLLVVALYVGLVVANFVWLWPILNGDAITMDRWQAELWLPSWR, translated from the coding sequence AGAGCGGACACGGCAGCCGCCGAGCGATCGCGAGGCCGCACTGCTGGGAACGCCCATGCCCGGCGACCGCGTGCGTGCTCTCGTGGTGACGTTCGTGCTCACCGCGATCGCCGGAATCGTTCGGTTGCAGAACCTGGGAGTTCCCACCGACAAGGGAACCCCGGTCTTCGACGAGAAGCACTACGTCCCTCAGGCGTGGCAGATGCTGCGCAACGGCGGATACGAGGACAACTACGGCTACGAACTGGTCGTGCATCCGCCGCTGGCGAAACAACTCATCGCGATCGGCGAGTGGCTTTTCGGCTACAACGGCTGGGGCTGGCGGTTCAGCGCGGCCGTCGCGGGCATGTTGATCGTGCTGCTGACCATCCGGATCGCGCGAAGGCTGACGAGGTCGACGTTGCTCGGCGCGGTCGCGGGTGTGCTGGTGATCTGCGACGGCGTCCTGCACCTGCAATCGCGGATGGGGATGCTCGACATCTTCATCGCGCTGTTCGTCCTCGCCGCGTTCGGCACGCTGCTCATGGACAGGGAGCAGGTGCGACAGCGGCTCGCCGTCGCGGTGCGTGAGGGATGGGTCGGCGAGACTCCCTTCGGTCCGAAGCTCGGGTTCCGGTGGTGGCGATTCGGCACCGGGGTATTGCTCGGGCTGGCGACGGCCATCAAGTGGTCCGGCATGTACTGGGTACTCGCCTTCGGGCTGCTGTGCGTGATTTTCGATGTGACCGCGCGCAAGGCGGCGGGTGTCGCGAGGCCGTGGGCCGGGATGCTGCGCAGGGATCTGGCGCCCGCGTTGTGGAGTATCGGCGCCGTCGCCGTACTCGCCTACCTTTCGACCTGGTGGGCGTGGTTCGCGAGTGAGACGGCGACCGACCGGAACTACACCGAGATCAACGGCGTCGCCGATGGGCCGTTCGGTTTCGTACCGGCGGCTTTGCGTTCACTCGTGCTCTACACGTTCAACGTGCTGGATTTTCACGAGAGCCTGGCGACCCCTGACGGTGATCCGCATCCGTGGGAGTCGAAGCCGTGGACGTGGCCCATGGGGCTGCGGCCGATGCTGTACTCGTACGCGTCGGGGGAAACGACGACCGGGTGTGGCGAATCGGAGTGTGTGCGCGCCACGATGCTGGTCGGAACACCTGCCATGTGGTGGCTCGCGCTGCCGGTGCTCGGCTGGGGACTGTGGCGGTCGATCTTCCGCGCGGACTGGCGGTACGCGGCCGTGCTGGTCGGTTACGCGGCAGGTTTGCTGCCTTGGTTCGTGAACCTCGACCGGCAGATGTATTTCTTCTACGCGACGCCGATGGCGCCGTTCCTGATACTCGGGTTGACGCTCGTGCTGGGCCAGATACTGGGCACGGCGCGCAGCGGCTTCGAGCGAAGAGGCACCGGGTTGCTCGTCGTTGCGCTCTATGTCGGTCTGGTGGTCGCGAATTTCGTGTGGTTGTGGCCGATCCTCAACGGCGACGCGATCACCATGGACCGCTGGCAAGCCGAACTCTGGCTCCCCTCCTGGCGCTGA
- a CDS encoding beta-N-acetylhexosaminidase has protein sequence MRKSRRRTLTGLLAVAALGLTGLPATAEQTTEPDRRLSDVIPAPAYTSADHRADFRIERHTSIRTQPGSKQAKRIGDYLAGVLRPATGYPLPVNSGRGKEKTISLVLGDADRRAGKQGYELDVGKSRVTVRANTPAGLFAGTQTLRQLLPANIEADRVQRGQHWTVPGGKIVDYPRFAYRGAMLDLARHFHSLDEIKAYLDELAQYKINYLHLHLTDDQGWRIQIDSGPKLTTQGGGPGTGVDGEGPGYLTKADYAELNAYAAARYITIVPEIDMPGHTNAAQSTYAELNCDGVAPPPRTDIEVGYSSLCIDDPLTYRFVEDVIRELAAMTPGPYIHVGGDEAHATTDEDYRTFMRKVIPLAYKYGKIPFGWNEITKAAPPASAVPQYWATTTENADVAEAVKRGNKILMSPANKSYLDMKYDANTRLGLQWAGFIEVKDAYEWDPGNHVTGVPERAVLGVEAPLWSETLRTLDDIEFMAFPRLPAVAELGWSPKASHDWDSFSERLAEQAPRWELRGVDFYRSPQIDWP, from the coding sequence GTGCGTAAAAGCAGACGCAGGACGCTGACCGGGTTGCTCGCCGTCGCGGCGCTTGGCCTGACCGGCCTGCCCGCGACGGCAGAGCAAACCACGGAACCGGACCGTCGGCTCAGCGACGTGATTCCCGCTCCCGCCTACACATCGGCCGATCACAGGGCCGACTTCCGCATCGAAAGACACACCTCGATCCGCACCCAGCCCGGCTCGAAACAGGCGAAGCGGATCGGTGACTACCTCGCGGGTGTGCTGCGCCCCGCGACCGGCTACCCACTGCCCGTGAACAGCGGGCGCGGCAAGGAAAAGACCATCTCGCTCGTGCTCGGTGATGCCGACCGGCGCGCCGGAAAGCAGGGCTACGAACTCGACGTCGGCAAAAGCAGGGTGACGGTGCGCGCGAACACCCCGGCCGGTCTGTTCGCCGGCACTCAGACCCTGCGGCAGTTGCTGCCGGCGAACATCGAGGCCGACCGGGTCCAGCGCGGTCAGCACTGGACGGTGCCAGGCGGCAAGATCGTCGACTATCCGCGGTTCGCCTATCGCGGCGCCATGCTCGACCTCGCCAGGCATTTCCACTCACTCGACGAGATCAAGGCCTACCTCGACGAGCTGGCCCAATACAAAATCAACTATCTGCACCTGCATCTCACCGACGACCAGGGCTGGCGGATCCAGATCGACTCGGGGCCCAAGCTCACCACCCAGGGCGGCGGGCCGGGAACCGGGGTCGACGGCGAAGGCCCCGGTTATCTGACGAAGGCCGACTACGCGGAACTCAACGCCTACGCGGCCGCGCGCTACATCACGATCGTGCCCGAGATCGACATGCCGGGACACACCAACGCCGCGCAGTCGACCTACGCGGAACTCAACTGCGACGGCGTCGCCCCGCCACCGCGTACCGACATCGAGGTCGGCTACAGCTCCTTGTGCATCGACGATCCCTTGACGTACCGGTTCGTCGAAGACGTGATCCGCGAACTCGCCGCGATGACCCCCGGTCCCTACATCCACGTCGGCGGCGACGAGGCACACGCCACGACGGACGAGGACTACCGGACGTTCATGCGGAAGGTCATCCCGCTCGCCTACAAGTACGGCAAGATCCCGTTCGGCTGGAACGAGATCACCAAGGCGGCCCCTCCAGCTTCCGCGGTGCCCCAGTACTGGGCGACGACAACCGAGAACGCCGACGTCGCCGAGGCGGTGAAGCGCGGCAACAAGATCCTCATGTCGCCTGCCAACAAATCCTATCTCGACATGAAGTACGACGCGAACACGCGGCTCGGCTTGCAGTGGGCCGGATTCATCGAGGTGAAGGACGCCTACGAATGGGACCCTGGCAACCATGTCACGGGTGTTCCCGAACGCGCGGTGCTCGGTGTCGAAGCTCCATTGTGGTCGGAGACATTGAGGACACTCGACGACATCGAGTTCATGGCGTTTCCCAGGTTGCCCGCCGTCGCCGAACTCGGCTGGTCGCCGAAGGCTTCGCACGACTGGGATTCCTTCTCGGAACGGCTCGCCGAGCAGGCACCCCGATGGGAACTGCGCGGGGTGGACTTCTACCGCTCGCCCCAGATCGATTGGCCCTGA
- a CDS encoding propionyl-CoA synthetase, which produces MGAYAEIYRRSLDDREGFWLKAAESIAWSKPPSVALDASRAPLYRWFPDGELNTSYNALDRHVEQGRGDQPALIWDSPVTQSQRRYTYAELRDEVARFAGALTGLGVTKGDRVIIYLPMVPEAVIAMLGCARIGAVHSVVFGGFAPKELAARVEDAKPKVIVAASAGIEPTRVVEYKPIIEAALETTEHQPSAVVVLQRDAAKAELTERDVDWAELMASAEPADPVAVAAIDPLYILYTSGTTGKPKGVVRDTGGHAVALAWSMDAVYDVRQGDVWWTASDVGWVVGHSYIVYAPLLVGATTVIYEGKPVGTPDAGAFWRVVAEHGATALFTAPTALRAIKRVDPEGGEIVKYDLSRFSTLFMAGERLDPETYHWAHDKLGVPVIDHWWQTETGWPIAANPRGIEKLPVKPGSATVPVPGWDVRVLDQAGNELPADKEGAIAIKLPLPPGSLPTLWGDDDRFIEAYLSRYEGYYLTGDSGYLDSDGYLFVMGRTDDVINVAGHRLSTGSMEAVLAAHPAVAECAVIGVHDALKGQLPRGFVVLKAGVDIAEEQLRDELVAAVRADIGPVAAFRDVSVVEALPKTRSGKILRKTMRGIADGRDEPVPSTIEDPNVLTALRPILRTEKG; this is translated from the coding sequence ATGGGCGCCTATGCCGAGATCTACCGGCGGAGCCTTGACGACAGGGAGGGCTTCTGGCTCAAGGCCGCCGAGTCGATCGCCTGGTCGAAACCGCCGTCGGTGGCTCTCGACGCGTCGAGGGCACCGTTGTACCGGTGGTTTCCCGACGGGGAGTTGAACACCTCGTACAACGCGCTCGACCGGCATGTCGAACAGGGCAGGGGCGATCAACCGGCCCTGATCTGGGACTCGCCCGTGACCCAATCGCAACGCCGGTACACCTACGCCGAACTCCGCGACGAGGTCGCCAGGTTCGCGGGTGCGCTGACCGGTCTCGGCGTGACGAAGGGTGACCGGGTCATCATCTATCTGCCGATGGTGCCCGAGGCGGTGATCGCGATGCTCGGCTGCGCCAGGATCGGCGCCGTGCACTCGGTGGTGTTCGGTGGCTTCGCGCCGAAAGAACTCGCGGCCAGAGTGGAGGACGCGAAGCCGAAGGTCATCGTCGCCGCCTCCGCCGGGATCGAGCCGACGAGGGTCGTCGAGTACAAGCCCATCATCGAGGCGGCACTGGAGACGACGGAACACCAGCCGAGCGCGGTCGTGGTGCTGCAGCGGGACGCGGCGAAAGCCGAGTTGACGGAGCGGGACGTCGACTGGGCCGAGCTGATGGCGAGCGCGGAGCCCGCCGATCCCGTCGCGGTCGCGGCGATCGATCCGCTCTACATCCTCTACACGTCGGGAACGACGGGGAAACCGAAGGGCGTCGTGCGGGACACCGGCGGCCACGCGGTCGCGCTCGCCTGGTCGATGGATGCCGTCTACGACGTGCGACAGGGTGACGTGTGGTGGACGGCCTCCGACGTCGGCTGGGTCGTCGGTCACTCCTACATCGTGTACGCGCCGCTGCTCGTCGGCGCCACGACGGTGATTTACGAAGGCAAACCCGTGGGGACGCCGGATGCGGGTGCGTTCTGGCGGGTCGTCGCGGAGCACGGCGCCACCGCGTTGTTCACGGCGCCGACCGCGCTGAGGGCCATCAAGAGGGTAGACCCGGAGGGCGGCGAGATCGTCAAGTACGACCTCTCCCGGTTCTCGACGTTGTTCATGGCGGGCGAACGACTCGACCCCGAGACCTACCACTGGGCACACGACAAGCTCGGTGTTCCGGTGATCGACCACTGGTGGCAGACGGAGACGGGCTGGCCCATCGCCGCCAATCCGCGCGGGATCGAGAAGCTGCCGGTCAAGCCGGGGTCGGCGACCGTTCCCGTGCCAGGCTGGGACGTGCGCGTACTCGACCAGGCAGGCAACGAACTGCCTGCCGACAAGGAGGGCGCGATCGCCATCAAACTGCCGTTGCCGCCGGGGTCGCTGCCGACGTTGTGGGGTGACGACGACCGGTTCATCGAGGCATACCTTTCGCGGTACGAGGGGTACTACCTGACAGGTGACTCCGGCTACCTCGATTCCGACGGCTACCTCTTCGTCATGGGACGCACCGACGACGTCATCAACGTCGCGGGCCACCGGCTGTCGACCGGCTCCATGGAGGCGGTGCTCGCCGCGCATCCCGCCGTCGCCGAATGCGCGGTCATCGGCGTGCACGACGCGCTCAAGGGTCAGCTTCCCCGTGGTTTCGTCGTACTCAAGGCAGGAGTGGACATCGCGGAGGAGCAACTCCGCGACGAACTCGTCGCCGCGGTGCGCGCCGACATCGGCCCCGTCGCGGCGTTCCGCGACGTCTCCGTCGTCGAAGCGCTCCCGAAGACACGCTCGGGGAAGATCCTGCGCAAGACCATGCGGGGCATCGCGGACGGCAGGGACGAGCCGGTGCCGTCCACCATCGAGGACCCGAACGTACTCACCGCATTGCGACCCATCCTGCGCACTGAAAAGGGCTAG